The DNA sequence AATCGAGACGCCGAAACCACGAGAGACGAAGGACGCGCCATGGCCGACGATCCGAAGGAACCGGACGACGAGTTCCGGGACATGCTGCGGGAGTTCCTGTCCGGCGACTCCTCCATCGATCCGAGCCAGCTCGCGGGGGCCGCGGGCCTGCCCAACGATCCGGCCGCCATCCAGCAGCTCCTCGCGCAGCTGCAGAACGCCATGATGAACCCCGGCGGCGGCATCAACTGGGATGTGGCGTCGCAGCAGGCGCGCACCCTCGCGTCCGAGGGCGCCCACGCGGTCACCCCGGCCGAGCGCTCGGCGCTCGACCAGGCCTTCCACGTCGCCGCGCTGTGGCTCGACGAGGCGACCACCGTCAACGGGCTGTCGACGCAGCCCGAGCTGATCGGCCGCGCCGAGTGGGCGCGGCAGACGATGCCGCTCTGGACCCAGCTCGCCGAGCCGGTCGCGCTCAGCATCTCGGACGCGCTCACCCGCGTTCTCACCGAGCAGGCGCCGGAGGAGATGCAGGGCATGATCCAGAACGCCGGCCAGGTGATGCGCTCGGTCGGCGGCGCGCTCTTCGCCATGCAGCTCGGCCAGGTGGTCGGGCAGCTCGCGAAGGAGGTCGTTTCCGGCGGCGACATCGGCATCCCGCTGCTCGCCGACGGCACCGCGGCGCTCATCCCGCAGAACGTGGCCGAGTTCGGCGACGGGCTCGACATCCCCACCGACCAGGTGCAGCTCTACCTCGCGGTGCGCGAGCTCGCGCACGCGCGGCTGTTCCGGCACGCGAAGTGGCTGCGCCTGCAGCTCATCACCCAGATCACGGCGTTCGCGCGCGGCATCACGATCGACACCGACCGGCTGGAGTCGCTCGCCGAGAGCTTCGACCCGTCCAACCCGGAGGAGCTGCGCGAGGCGATGGTCTCCGGCGCGCTCATCCCGCCGAAGACCGAGGAGCAGCAGGAGGCCCTCGGCCGCCTGGAGACCGTGCTCGCGCTGGTCGAGGGCTGGGTCGACGTGGTCACCGCCGGCGCCACCCGGCTGCTGCCGAAGGCCGACGCGATCGCCGAGACGGTCCGCCGGCGGCGCGCGGCGGGCGGCCCGGCGGAGTCCGCCTTCGCGACGCTGGTCGGCCTCGAGCTGCGCCCGCGCCGCCTCCGCGACGCTGCCGCCATGTGGCAGGCCGTGACCGACGCGGTCGGGCAGGAGGCCCGCGACCGGCTGTGGTCGCACCCCGACCTGCTCCCGCAGGCGGCGGACCTCGACGACCCGTCCCGGCTGGTCGCCCGGCTCACCGCGGCGGCCACCGGCCAGGAGCCGGAGCGCGACGAACTGGACCAGGCGATCGAGGACCTGCTGCGCGGCGACGGCAACGCGTAGCCAACGGAGGAGTCTCCACCCGCCACACCCCCTCACAACAGCTACCGGAGGAGATCGGCTCCCACCCCACCCCGATCTCCTCCGCTGCCCGCACCCGCCCCTCGCCACCGACCCCCGGCGCCCCACCGACCGCCGCCAACGGAGGACATCCCACCGCCCAGCGCCCCGATCTCCTCCGGTAGCTGCCACCACCCGGCGTGTTGGCGCCGATCTCCTCCGCTGCCCGCATGGACCCCATGCGTGCGGCGGGGGTGTGGATGACGGGCGAGGCGCGCGGGAGCTGTGGATAACCCGTTTCGGGTGGTTCCGGCGGGTCAGGATGGCGGGATGGTCCACCAGCTCGATCCCACCATCCCCCGCGTGTGGCGCTCGCCGCGCGCCCTCCAGTTCGGCGTCGAACGACCGCGGCTGCTCCTCGAGCCGGTCGGCGTCGCGGAGGAGCGGATGATCTCCGCACTCGCGGCCGGGGCGACGCTCGGCGCGCTGCGGATGATCGCGCGCGGCGCGGGAGCGGGACCGGCCGCGGTCGGCGCGCTCCTCGCGCGGCTGGAGCCCGTGCTGCAACCACAACCGAGGCCCGCGGACGCGCCCGTCGTCGTCCTCGACGGCGCCGGCCCCACGGCCGCGCGCATCCTCGCCCTCCTCGGGGAGGCCGGGGTCGACGCGCGCAGCGGTCTCGCCGCCGACGACCCCGCGGTCGACCGCGCGTCCGCGGCGGTCGTCGTCGGCGCGTTCGCGATCGCACCGCACCGGCATCAGCGCTGGCTGCGCAGGGACATCCCGCACCTGGCCGTGGTGTTCGGCGACGGCGGGGTGACCGTCGGGCCGTTCGTCCGGCCGGGCGAGGGCGCGTGTCTGCGCTGCGTCGACCTGCACCGGCGGGATGCGGACCCGGCCTGGCCGGCGCTGGCCGCGCAGCTCCACACCCGGCCGCTTCCCGGTGAGACGGAGCTGGTCTGCGGCGCGGCGTCATCGGCCGCGGCCGGGGCCGTCCTCGCACTGGTGGACGGCGTGCCAGGGCGCACCGACGCGGCGGCGCGCTACGACACCGGCACGGGGCGGTGGTCGGAGCTCGCCTGGGAGCCGCATCCCGAGTGCGGCTGCCTCAGTCCGTTCGCCCGGCCTCCCGCGCCGCGCGCACCGGCGCCAGCTCCGCCAGGAACCGCGACGCCTGCCGTGACACCGGCCGCCCCGGCTGGGTTCCGCGCTGCGCCCAGCTCAGCCGCAGCCGATGCCGCGCACGCGTGACGCCCACGTAGAGCAGGCGGCGCTCCTCGTCGATCTGCTCGAAGCTGGAGGCGTAGCTGATCGGCACCAGGCCCTCGGAGAGCCCGATCACGTAGACCGAGTCCCACTCCAGGCCCTTCGCGGCGTGGAGGGTCGCGAGCGTCACCGCCGACATGGTCGGCTCGTGCTGGCCGGCCTGGCGGGCCATCAGCTCGTCGGTGAAGCGCCGGAAGGTCGCGCCCTCCGGCATCTCGTCCACCAGCCCCATGATCGCGTTCAGCGACTCCCAGCGCTCGCGCACGGCGCCGCGGCCCTCCGGAGGCTGCACCGACCAGCCGAGGGTGCGAAGCACGTCGCTGACCGATTTGAACAGCGGCTCGTCGGTGGCGGCGACGCTCGCCGCGCGCAGCGTCATGACGGCCTGACGCACCTCCGGGAGGTCGAAGAAGCGCTTCGACCCGCGCAGCTGGTAGCTGATCCCGAGGTCGCCGAGCGCCTGCTCCAGCGCCGCCGCCTGCACATTGACGCGGTACAGCACGGCGATGTTCTCGGGGCGCGCGCCCGCAGCCAGCTCGGCCGCGATGCTCTCGGCGACGGCGCGCGCCTCGGCCCGGTCGTCGTCGAACGTCGCGGGCGCCGGCACCTCGTCGCGGGCAGTGGCCTCGTGGACGGCGTGCAGCGTCAGGGCGCCGGAGCGGCCGCGCATCAGCCGGTTGGCGGTGTCGATCACCGGCGGCGCCGACCGGTAGTTCTGCTCCAGCCGGACGACCGTCGCGCCCGGGTTCTCCCGCTCGAAGTCCAGCAGGTACTCGCTGCGCGCCCCCGCGAACGAGTAGATCGTCTGGCTCGCGTCGCCGACGACGCAGAGGTCGCGGCGCGTGCCGAGCCACAGCCGGAGGAGGTCGTGCTGCAGCGGCGAGACGTCCTGGTACTCGTCCACCACGAAGTAGCGGTACTGCTCGCGCACCTGCAGGGCGACCGACGGCTCGGTCTCGATCATCCCGGCGCAAACCAGCAGGACGTCCTCGAAGTCGATCTGCTTGCGCTCGTCCTTCAGCTCTTCGTACGTCTTGTGGAGGTCGACCAGCTGCTCGGCCTTCAGCGTGCCGGGCAGCGGTCGGGAGGCCAGCGCCGCGGCGTAGTCCTCCAGCCCCATGCTCGACACCTTGCGCCACTCGATCTCGGCGGCCACATCGCGGAGGGTCGCGGTGTCCACCCGCAGCCCCAGCTTCTCGGCGGCGTGCCCGAGCACGCGGCCCTTGCCGTCGAGGACGCTGGGGAGCTGACCGCCGACCACCTGCGGCCAGAAGTAGTTGAGCTGCGCCAGCGCCGCGGCGTGGAAGGTCCGGGCCGACACTCCGCCGGCGCCGAGCTGCCGCAGCCTCCCCCGCAGTTCGGCGGCGGCGCGGTTGGTGAAGGTCAGCGCCATCACGCGGTTCGGCGTGAACGCGCCGGAGGCGACGCCGTACGCGATCCGGTGCGTGATCGCGCGCGTCTTGCCGGTGCCCGCGCCCGCCAGCACGCAGACCGGGCCGAACAGGGCCTCGGCGGCCACGCGCTGCTGCGTGTCCAGGCCGGCCAGCAGACCGTCGGGCCCAAACGCCGTCACCGTGCTCACGTCGCGCTCACAGCGCGGGCGGCTCGTCGAGCGGGCCGCCGTACCAGTCCTCGATCAGCGCGCGGGCGATGGAGGACCGGCCGGGCAGGATGATCTGCTCCCTGGCCTCCCACAGCTCGTCGCGGCTGAACCAGCGCAGGTCGAGGATCTCCTCGCCATCCGGCGCGAGTGCCGCCGGCGGCTGGTCGTCGGCCAGCCGCGCGGTCATCCCGACCATGACGGAGGCCGGGAACGGCCAGGGCTGCGAGCCCTTGTACCGGGCGTCGGTCACCCGGACGCCGGCCTCCTCGAAGATCTCCCGCTCGACAGCGGACTCGAACGACTCCCCCGGCTCCACGAAGCCCGCCAGCAGCGAGTAGCGCGAGTGCTCCCACATGGCGTTCGAGCCGAGCAGCAGCCGGTCGTCGGCGTCCAGCACCGTGACGATGACCGCGGGGTCGGTGCGCGGGAAGACCTCGGAGCCGTCCTCGAAGCAGCGCCGCACCCAGCCGGCCTGCTCGACGACGGTCGGCGTGCCGCAGCGCGGGCAGTGCGTGTGGCTGGCGTGCCAGTTCGCGATCGCCAGCGCCTCGGTGAACAGCCCGGCGTCGCGGTCGCTGAGCGCCGTGGCGACGGTGCGGAGGTTGCCCCAGCGCGCCTCGTCGGGCTCCAGCTCGGTCGCGGCGGCGTCCGTGAGGACCTCCAGCACGACGGCGGAACCGGCCGGCTCGCCCGGCGCATCCACGAGCGTGCGGCCGAGGTAGACGCGCGTCACCGCTGCGGTGACCCGGTCCACCGGCAGGAGGTCGAGCTCCGCGGGTCCGGCGTCGGGCGCGCTCCAGCCGTCGGAGGCGGGGGTCGCGGCCGGGACGCTCTCGGCGGTCAGCAGCGCCCTGCCCTTCCAGAGCGGGAGCACCCGGGTGCCGGGTTCCTCCCAGAGCTCGTCGAACAGCGCCGGCCGGGAGCGGGCGGCGTGATCGCGGTCGATCGCGTGGCGCGAGAGCGGGAGCGCGGCGAGCGGCAGCGCGGACGTCGATGCGGACGACATCGGGATCCCTTCGAAGCGTGGAGGAGTTGCAAGGCGTGGCGGAACTGCCCACGCGCGGATGTCCATTTAGCCTAGGTCCATGGCCAGATCCCCTCTCACTCTAGCCGCGCTGGCCAGCTCGGCCGTGCCCGACCTGACAGTCACCGGAACCCGCGCGCACACCGCAGACGGCGCGGGCGAGTTCGACGCCGCCGTGCTCACCACGGCCGACGGGAACGCCCGCATCGTGCGCGTGCCGCTCACTCAGGCGGCCGAGACCGAGCAGAGCTCCGACCTGGTCGCCCTGCGCGCGCTCACGACCGGCATCCGCAGCCGGCTCCCGTTCGACGTGCCGACCTACCTGGGCCAGGCGCCGATCGGCGGCACGCGCGCCATCGTCTACGACTTCCTGCCCGGCGGGCACGTCGCCGTCGAGGACGTGCCCCCGGGCGACGGCCTCGCCGGTTCGATCGGGCACGCCATCGCGGCGATCCACACCCTGCCGACCAGCTTCGTCGGGGAGGCCGGCCTCCCGGTGCTGACCGCCGCGGAGTGCCTGTCCTCGACCGCCGCCCTGATCGAGTCCGCCGCGGCGACCGGCAAGCTGCCCGCCGCGCTGCGCGACCGCTGGCGCGACGCTGTGGCCGACCACTCGGTGTGGCAGTTCCAGCCGACGGTGATCAACGGCGCACTGACCGCCGACTCCCTGCTGGTCGAGGGCGAGTCGGTCTCCGGCGTGCTCGGCTGGTCGGCGCTGCGCGTCGGCGACCCGGCGCGCGACCTGCACTGGCTGCTCGCCATGAACCCGGAGGCGACCGACGGCGCGCTCGTCGCCTACGCCTCCACCCGCCAAGTCGCCACCGACCGGCAGTTCACCCAGCGCGCGATGCTCTACGCGGAACTGGAGGTCGCCCGCTGGCTGCTGCACGGCCGCGAGCTGCGCGACCAGAGCATCGTGGACGACGCGGTGCAGATGCTCGACGGCCTGGTCGACCGGGTGCACAGCAACACGGTCACCCCGCTCTCCACGGCCACCGGCCCGATCATGGCGGTCGGCGACGTGGAGGCCATGCTCGACCGCACCCCCGGCGACCGCTCGTCGGTTCTGGGCGGCATGCGCCCGGTCGACGACCAGGCCTGATCTCGGCTCCTCCGGAGCCCCACCCGCGACACCCCGGAAAAGGTCCGTTCAACCGGACATCCACCCCCGAACGGCCCAGATCTCCGGAGTTACGGACACCCTTCGGCCCACTCGCGGTCGGTTCGTCCGGAGAATCGGACGGGTAGCGGGTCGGTCTCCGGAGTTACGGATGATGTGCCGGGCTCCGGGGGCGAGACTCCGGAGTCACTCGCCGCGCACTCCGGCCCACAGGTCGACCAGCTCGGCCTCCGAGTAGAGGCGCTCGGGGCGGACGACGCGGTCGTCGGCCACGAAGTAGAAGACGGCGTCGATCCGGGCCGGGTCGATGCCGGCATGCTTCGCATAGGCGAGACGGTAGAGGGCGAGCTGGAGCTGCTTGCGCTCGAGGTCGGCCGAGTCGCGCGGGGCCTTGCCGGTCTTCCAGTCCACGATCTGGACGTCATGGCCGCCGTCGGAGACCGCGTAGACCGCGTCGAGCTTGCAGACCACCACCTGGCCGGCGAGCGTGACGTGGATCTCCAACTCCACCTCCGTCGGCGCCCGGTCGGCCCACTCGCTTGCGGCGAAGGTCGCCTGCAGCTCGGCCAGCGCCTCCGCGCCCAGCAGCTCGCCTGCGGGGTCGTCCAGTTCGGCGACCGCCGCGTCGAGCGCGTCCGTCGCTCCCCCGGCTACGCCGTAGCGCTCCTCGACCCAGCGGTGGAAGAGCGTCCCCAGCCGGGTCTGCCGGTACGGCCGCTCGGGCATCGGGCGGCGCAGCTGGGCGGCGACGCCAGCGGGGTCGCTCACGAAGTCCTTGAACCGGGAGGCCGGGATGCGGGCCGGCAGCTCCACCAGGCCGTCCTCCGCCTCGCGCCTGGCGCGCTCGGCGAGCAGCAGGTCGACGTCGAGCGCGTACACGCCGCCGTCGCCCGGCCCGTGTTCGCGCGCGGCCAGCACCGCCGCCGCCGCGGCCTCCACCCGGGTGCGGCGCACGCCGAGCGGATCGAGCGGCCAGAGCACGGTGCGCGACTCGGGCGCGAGCGGGTTCTCGTCCGGCTCGTCGCACGGCGGGAAGGCGTCCTCCGGCAGCAGCCCGGCCTGCTGCAGCTCCAGCAGGTACGCGCCAGGCGACCGGGGCCGGGACTGCGTCGACCAGTACGATCCCGAGAGCAGGAGGCTGCGCCGCGCGCGGGTCACGGCGACGTAGATCAGCCGGCGCTGCTCCTCCAGGTGGCGGGCGACATTGGCGGCCTCGAAGGCGGAGATCGCCTCGTCCACCTGCTTCTGGTCCTCGGCGTTGCGCCACGGCAGCACCGGCAGCTCGGCCGAGTCGCCGCGGAACTCGTTCGGGAGCTGGCCGAACGCCAGCCAGCCGCGCTTGCTCTGCGGCGGCCCTGGCAGCTCGCCCTCGACCATGCGCGGCACGGCGACGACGTCCCACTCCAGGCCCTTGGCGCCGTGGATGGTCAGGATCTGCACCGTGCCCGGCTCCGGGTCCTCGCTGCGCGGCGCCAGGTTGTCGCGCTGCTCGGCCTCCGCCAGCCAGGCCAGGAACGACCCGAGCGTAGCCCGATCGTCGCTCGCCAGGTAGGAGGCCACCTGCTCCGCGAACGCGTCCAGGGAGGCCTGCCCGAGCTGGGCGGTCTCGTTGGCGGCGACCTCGATGTCGAGCCGCAGCTCCTGCTGCACGAGTGTGACGAGGTCGAGGAGGTCGAGGCCAGCGCGCGAGCGCAGCCGGTCGAGCTGCCCACCGGCGGTGCGCAGCCGTTCCAGCCCGATCGGGCTGAAGCCGGCGAGCTGGCCGTGGTCCAGCGGAGCCTCCACGACGAAGTCGAGAGCGTCGACCAGGGAGGCCGACTCCTCCGCCACGACCGAGCCGCGCAGCCGGTCGCGCACGTCCGCCTCGAGCGTCTGGAAGCGGTGGTCGCGCGCCGCGAGCCAGCTCGCCACCCGGCGCAGCGCCGCGATGTCGCGCGGGCCGACGCGCCAGCGCGCCCCGGTCAGCAGCCGGATCAGCTCGGAGCCCGCGGTCGGGTCGTGCATCACCCGCAGCGCGCTCACCAGGTCCGCGATCACCGGCTGCTCCAGGAGGCCGCCGAGACCGAGGACGTGGAAGGGCACCCCCCTGGCCGCGAGCGCCCCGGTGAAGGCGTCGATCTTCTTGATCGAGCGGCAGAGCAGGGCGGCGGAGGGCGGCATCCCCTGTGGGTCCCGCTGGGCCAGCCGCACGCGCAGCCACTCGGCGATGGTCGCCGCCTCGTCCTCCACGGTCTGCCCGAACGCGTGGTCGAGCTCGCCGGCGATCGCGCCGGGCCGGGGCTGCAGCTGCTCGACGTGCACCGGCGAGTCGGCCGAGAGCGGGGCGACGAGCGTGTTCGCGGCGTCGAGCACCGTGGTCGGGTTGCGCCAGCTCGTGCTGAGCGCGAAGGCGGCCGCGCCGTCCTTCCGGCCGGTGAAGTCGAGGGCGAACCGGCCGAGGTTCGCTGCGCTCGCGCCGCGCCAGCCGTAGATCGACTGGTGCGGGTCTCCCACGGCCATCACGGCCTGGTCGAAGAACAGCGCCGACAGGAGGCGGGTCTGCACGACCGAGGTGTCCTGGTACTCGTCCAGCAGGACGACCCGATAGCGGCGGCGGTAGTCGGCGACGACTTCCGGCAGCCGCTCGCAGACCGCCAGCGCGAGCGCGACCTGGTCGGAGTACTCCACGAAACCACGCCGGCGCTTCTCGTCGGCGAACCGCTCCGCGAGGTCGAGCAGGGGCGGCAGCGAGCCGATCGACGCCACGGCGGTGCGCACGGACGCGTAGGCGTCCTTGACCCGGCCGCTGCCGGTGGGCAGCTCCAGCAGCCGGCCGAAGCCCTCGACCATGCGGTGCACGTCGCGGGCGTCCGCAACGTTCTCGCTGAGCGCGCGGCTGAGGTCGAGGACGGCGGTGGTGACGGCGTCCACGCTCTTGTCCAGCTCTACGAGCCGTTCGTCGTCGCAAGCCACCACGACGCGCCGCGCGAGCTGCCAGGCCGACGCCTCGCTCAAGATGGCCGACTCCGGCTCCCGGCCGATCAGCAGCGCGTTCTCGCGGAAGATCGCGTTGGCGAACGCGTTGTAGGTCGCGACCTCGGGCGCGTCGAACGGGTCGAAGACCACGTCGGTGAGCCCGGAGGCCGCCAGCTGCTCGATGCGGCGCCGGATCCGCTCGGCGAGCTCGCCCGCCGCCTTGCGGGTGAAGGTCAGGCCCAGGACCTCGGGCACCCGCACCAGACCGTTGGCGAGCAGCCAGACCACCCGGTTCGCCATGGTCTCGGTCTTGCCGCTGCCCGCACCGGCGACCACGATCGCAGGCGCGAGCGGCGCCTCGATGACGGCCTGCTGCTGCGGGGTCGGCCGCGGGAGGCCGAGCGCGTCGGCGATCTCGGCCGCGCTCAGCCGGCGCGCCGGGCGCTGCGGTTCGGGGGCAGCGGCCTCGGCGGCGAAGGCCAGCTCGACCAGGTCCAGGCCGGGCTGGTCGTCGGCCAGCTCCAGGAGGTTGTCGTCGTTCATGCCTGCTCCCTCCTCATGCGCTGACCGCCGGGACGAGATGGATGCGGTACCCGTAGGCCGCGTGCGGGTCCCGGTCGCCGAGGTCGACCACCCCGGCGAACGTCGCGCCGGCCATGCCCTCCGCCGCCACCGCGACCCGCTCCTCCAGCCGAGCGAGCGCGTCCGCGTCGACGCGCTCCTGCACGACCTCGCGGTACGCCTTGCCGCGCACGCCCTTGGCGACGAAGAGCAGCTTCGCGCCGCCCGGCGGCAGCTCCGCCGCCTCCACCGCGCCGTGCTCCAGCGCGAGCTGGTACACGCCGAGCTGCGCGTGCGACGCCGTCTCCGCGGCCGTCGGCACCGTGCGCCCGGTCTTCAGGTCCACGATCACGACCGTTCCGTCCGGGGTCTCCTCGACCCGGTCGATCTTGCCGCTGATCCTGGCGCGGCCGAGCTCGAGCTGGAATTCGCCCTCCGACCCGAGCAGGCGTCCGCCCGCGCGGCCGAAGTCGCGCAGGTACTCCGACACGCCCGCCACGAGCCCGCGGGTGCGGCGGCGCTCGCGCTCCTCGATCCACGGCGACTCGAACTGCAGCTGCGCCCAGCGCCGCTCGATGCCCGACCAGAGCAGGTCGACGCTGGTCTCGTCGGTCGCTGCGGCCTCCTCCATCACGGCGTGCACCACGGTGCCGATGCCGGCCGCGAGCCCACTCGGGGAGGCGGCCATCTCGTCCACGAACCAGGCCAGCGGCGACTTCTCGAAGGTGCCCAGCCGCGACGGCGAGACCTTCACCCGCGCCTCCGGGTCGTCCAGGTCGATCAGCGGATCGGTGGTGGAGGGCTCGGCGAGGCCGTACCAGTCGGCGGGGTCGGCGCCCTCGACCCCGGCCTCGGCGAGGCGCGCCAGCGCGTCGGCGGCGTCGGGCGAGCCGGTGGTCACCAGCCGGCGCCGCAGCCGGCCGACCATGCCGCGCAGCGACAGCGGGTGGATGCCGGGATCGTCGTCCTCGACCGCGAGCTCCGCGGCGAGGCGCAGGAACGGCGAGGGCTGCTCGTCGTCGTTCGCGGTGGCGGTGAGCAGAACCTGGCGCCGGGCGCGGGAGACGGCGAGGGCGAACATCCGCAGCTCGTCGCTCAGGACCTCCGCGCGCTGGTCCGCGGTGTCGCTCCCGTCGTCGGCGTCGGCGCGGCGACCCGCGAGGGCGCCGTCCAGC is a window from the Leifsonia shinshuensis genome containing:
- the nudC gene encoding NAD(+) diphosphatase; this encodes MSSASTSALPLAALPLSRHAIDRDHAARSRPALFDELWEEPGTRVLPLWKGRALLTAESVPAATPASDGWSAPDAGPAELDLLPVDRVTAAVTRVYLGRTLVDAPGEPAGSAVVLEVLTDAAATELEPDEARWGNLRTVATALSDRDAGLFTEALAIANWHASHTHCPRCGTPTVVEQAGWVRRCFEDGSEVFPRTDPAVIVTVLDADDRLLLGSNAMWEHSRYSLLAGFVEPGESFESAVEREIFEEAGVRVTDARYKGSQPWPFPASVMVGMTARLADDQPPAALAPDGEEILDLRWFSRDELWEAREQIILPGRSSIARALIEDWYGGPLDEPPAL
- a CDS encoding phosphotransferase encodes the protein MARSPLTLAALASSAVPDLTVTGTRAHTADGAGEFDAAVLTTADGNARIVRVPLTQAAETEQSSDLVALRALTTGIRSRLPFDVPTYLGQAPIGGTRAIVYDFLPGGHVAVEDVPPGDGLAGSIGHAIAAIHTLPTSFVGEAGLPVLTAAECLSSTAALIESAAATGKLPAALRDRWRDAVADHSVWQFQPTVINGALTADSLLVEGESVSGVLGWSALRVGDPARDLHWLLAMNPEATDGALVAYASTRQVATDRQFTQRAMLYAELEVARWLLHGRELRDQSIVDDAVQMLDGLVDRVHSNTVTPLSTATGPIMAVGDVEAMLDRTPGDRSSVLGGMRPVDDQA
- a CDS encoding ATP-dependent DNA helicase, which gives rise to MNDDNLLELADDQPGLDLVELAFAAEAAAPEPQRPARRLSAAEIADALGLPRPTPQQQAVIEAPLAPAIVVAGAGSGKTETMANRVVWLLANGLVRVPEVLGLTFTRKAAGELAERIRRRIEQLAASGLTDVVFDPFDAPEVATYNAFANAIFRENALLIGREPESAILSEASAWQLARRVVVACDDERLVELDKSVDAVTTAVLDLSRALSENVADARDVHRMVEGFGRLLELPTGSGRVKDAYASVRTAVASIGSLPPLLDLAERFADEKRRRGFVEYSDQVALALAVCERLPEVVADYRRRYRVVLLDEYQDTSVVQTRLLSALFFDQAVMAVGDPHQSIYGWRGASAANLGRFALDFTGRKDGAAAFALSTSWRNPTTVLDAANTLVAPLSADSPVHVEQLQPRPGAIAGELDHAFGQTVEDEAATIAEWLRVRLAQRDPQGMPPSAALLCRSIKKIDAFTGALAARGVPFHVLGLGGLLEQPVIADLVSALRVMHDPTAGSELIRLLTGARWRVGPRDIAALRRVASWLAARDHRFQTLEADVRDRLRGSVVAEESASLVDALDFVVEAPLDHGQLAGFSPIGLERLRTAGGQLDRLRSRAGLDLLDLVTLVQQELRLDIEVAANETAQLGQASLDAFAEQVASYLASDDRATLGSFLAWLAEAEQRDNLAPRSEDPEPGTVQILTIHGAKGLEWDVVAVPRMVEGELPGPPQSKRGWLAFGQLPNEFRGDSAELPVLPWRNAEDQKQVDEAISAFEAANVARHLEEQRRLIYVAVTRARRSLLLSGSYWSTQSRPRSPGAYLLELQQAGLLPEDAFPPCDEPDENPLAPESRTVLWPLDPLGVRRTRVEAAAAAVLAAREHGPGDGGVYALDVDLLLAERARREAEDGLVELPARIPASRFKDFVSDPAGVAAQLRRPMPERPYRQTRLGTLFHRWVEERYGVAGGATDALDAAVAELDDPAGELLGAEALAELQATFAASEWADRAPTEVELEIHVTLAGQVVVCKLDAVYAVSDGGHDVQIVDWKTGKAPRDSADLERKQLQLALYRLAYAKHAGIDPARIDAVFYFVADDRVVRPERLYSEAELVDLWAGVRGE
- a CDS encoding zinc-dependent metalloprotease, producing the protein MADDPKEPDDEFRDMLREFLSGDSSIDPSQLAGAAGLPNDPAAIQQLLAQLQNAMMNPGGGINWDVASQQARTLASEGAHAVTPAERSALDQAFHVAALWLDEATTVNGLSTQPELIGRAEWARQTMPLWTQLAEPVALSISDALTRVLTEQAPEEMQGMIQNAGQVMRSVGGALFAMQLGQVVGQLAKEVVSGGDIGIPLLADGTAALIPQNVAEFGDGLDIPTDQVQLYLAVRELAHARLFRHAKWLRLQLITQITAFARGITIDTDRLESLAESFDPSNPEELREAMVSGALIPPKTEEQQEALGRLETVLALVEGWVDVVTAGATRLLPKADAIAETVRRRRAAGGPAESAFATLVGLELRPRRLRDAAAMWQAVTDAVGQEARDRLWSHPDLLPQAADLDDPSRLVARLTAAATGQEPERDELDQAIEDLLRGDGNA
- a CDS encoding ATP-dependent helicase — translated: MTAFGPDGLLAGLDTQQRVAAEALFGPVCVLAGAGTGKTRAITHRIAYGVASGAFTPNRVMALTFTNRAAAELRGRLRQLGAGGVSARTFHAAALAQLNYFWPQVVGGQLPSVLDGKGRVLGHAAEKLGLRVDTATLRDVAAEIEWRKVSSMGLEDYAAALASRPLPGTLKAEQLVDLHKTYEELKDERKQIDFEDVLLVCAGMIETEPSVALQVREQYRYFVVDEYQDVSPLQHDLLRLWLGTRRDLCVVGDASQTIYSFAGARSEYLLDFERENPGATVVRLEQNYRSAPPVIDTANRLMRGRSGALTLHAVHEATARDEVPAPATFDDDRAEARAVAESIAAELAAGARPENIAVLYRVNVQAAALEQALGDLGISYQLRGSKRFFDLPEVRQAVMTLRAASVAATDEPLFKSVSDVLRTLGWSVQPPEGRGAVRERWESLNAIMGLVDEMPEGATFRRFTDELMARQAGQHEPTMSAVTLATLHAAKGLEWDSVYVIGLSEGLVPISYASSFEQIDEERRLLYVGVTRARHRLRLSWAQRGTQPGRPVSRQASRFLAELAPVRAAREAGRTD